Proteins from a single region of Apium graveolens cultivar Ventura chromosome 7, ASM990537v1, whole genome shotgun sequence:
- the LOC141672234 gene encoding B3 domain-containing transcription factor VRN1-like, which yields MDSLVKPRCFFKIIVSNITPHSRLMIPRKFMTAYGDDLTDLIFLEAPDGSIWQVKLKRSNSKGWLQNGWPDFAGHYSICFGHLLVFRYDGNSQFHVIILDKSATEVEYPLSATSQSKNTYLNTGLGKRKEVTNDDIGRKGDFKNCVLSAKFTKTVSACAKASHQANKKTVQVKTEVQHDRALASATAFQSTNPFFEIKMCPSYVSGRSLAVPRKFLTTYLTQDPCKVILQLSHGRTWQVNCTISRAAAKFSTGWRLFAQEYSLVVGDVCVFELINCSEKVFSVSIFRVRRGPGL from the exons ATGGATTCTCTGGTGAAGCCCCGCTGTTTTTTCAAGATTATTGTCTCTAATATTACCCCTCATAGTCGACTA ATGATTCCCAGAAAGTTTATGACTGCATATGGAGATGATTTAACTGACTTAATTTTTCTTGAGGCCCCGGATGGTTCAATTTGGCAAGTGAAACTGAAGAGAAGTAATTCAAAGGGTTGGCTTCAAAATGGTTGGCCCGACTTTGCAGGCCATTACTCCATATGCTTTGGTCACTTATTAGTGTTTAGATACGATGGAAATTCACAGTTTCATGTTATCATATTAGACAAGAGTGCTACTGAGGTAGAGTATCCCTTGAGTGCTACTAGTCAAAGTAAAAATACTTACCTTAATACGGGCTTGGGAAAGAGAAAAGAAGTCACTAATGATGATATTGGAAGGAAGGGGGATTTCAAAAACTGTGTTTTATCAGCAAAGTTTACAAAAACAGTTTCAGCTTGTGCAAAAGCCAGCCATCAGGCCAACAAGAAAACTGTGCAGGTGAAAACTGAAGTTCAACATGATAGAGCGCTGGCATCAGCTACAGCATTCCAATCCACAAACCCCTTCTTCGAAATCAAAATGTGTCCCTCTTATGTGTCTGGAAGATCCTTG GCTGTGCCAAGGAAATTTTTGACTACATATCTAACACAGGACCCTTGCAAGGTTATCCTTCAACTTTCGCATGGAAGAACCTGGCAAGTGAATTGCACAATATCTCGTGCTGCTGCCAAATTTTCTACTGGTTGGCGTTTATTTGCACAAGAGTATAGCTTGGTTGTAGGCGATGTTTGTGTGTTTGAGCTAATTAATTGCTCTGAAAAGGTTTTCAGCGTTAGCATTTTTCGGGTAAGAAGAGGTCCAGGTCTCTAG